In Pelmatolapia mariae isolate MD_Pm_ZW unplaced genomic scaffold, Pm_UMD_F_2 NODE_ptg000484l+_length_81885_cov_1, whole genome shotgun sequence, the following are encoded in one genomic region:
- the LOC134623238 gene encoding zinc finger protein 492-like — MTSIQNDQHGVRSQRSQEADKHHRRKGEKTYSCDECGKDFTRTDSLKTHQLIHSGVKPYSCEFCGKSFSLAGSLKTHQVIHSGVKPYSCDLCGKTFTQAGSLKTHQVIHSGVKPYSCELCGKSFTQAGSLKTHKLIHSGFKPYSCDLCGKSFTQTGDLKTHQVIHSGVKPYSCELCGKPFARNSNLQRHLVTHSGIKAYSCDFCGKSFSDKHYRNIHLRIHTGNDVYCCDQCGKLFTTDAQIKQHMFIHTEERPYKCDLCEKMFKAPHHLKNHQQIHTRK, encoded by the exons atgacttcaatacaaaat gaccaacatggagtgagaagtcagcgctctcaggaggccgacaaacatcacagaagaaagggagagaaaacctacagctgtgatgagtgtgggaaggattttacccgGACTGACAgcctaaaaacacaccaactcatccacagtggagttaaaccttacagctgtgagttttgtggaaagtctttttccctggctggaagcttaaaaacacaccaagtaatccacagtggagttaaaccttacagctgcgacttgtgtggaaagacttttacccaggctggaagcttaaaaacacaccaagtcatccacagtggagttaaaccttacagctgtgagttgtgtggaaagtcttttacccaggctggaagcttaaaaacacacaaactcatccacagtggatttaaaccttacagctgtgacttgtgtggaaagtcttttacccagactggagacttaaaaacacaccaagtcatccacagtggagttaaaccttacagctgtgagttgtgtggaaagcCTTTTGCTCGAAATAGCAACTTACAGaggcatctagttacccactctggaattaaggcatacagctgtgacttttgtggaaaaagtTTCAGCGACAAACACTACCGAAATATTCACCTACGGATTCACACTGGAAATGATGTttactgctgtgatcagtgtgggaaacTGTTTACAACAGATGCACAGATAAAACAACACATGTTtatccacactgaggagagaccttataaatgtgacctgtgtgagaagatgTTTAAAGCTCCACATCACCTGAAAAaccaccaacagatccacaccagaaagtaa